The proteins below come from a single Takifugu flavidus isolate HTHZ2018 chromosome 6, ASM371156v2, whole genome shotgun sequence genomic window:
- the tnip2 gene encoding TNFAIP3-interacting protein 2, whose amino-acid sequence MDKENINDEHDAPRDKLRSYSTLNSLYHDTQQEIELLNKQIQVKDNIISELKVRLGRYESIYLTAGKNEPVVIGPSKCLLESLCKEVWNPQQKLKDMEQKSSRQAEEIERLKEQIREKELELERVKSQPGHEKDQEIHRLHSALVEKERCEATRAVLCSSLAEEADQLRVQLSSMVQMCQNLLIRLETGNDGGGTTTVVAQQPSAKAASEFDGVNIKMRELQEENEQLKQRVAYVQNLNSQWQKYDSSRQDYIRSLCHRPKETPSLGSVSTGMLHQEISRLNNLLKEKMNECERLERELESTRRQSQERMQTLEQQVFIYEEDFRSERADRERAHGEIADLKEQVGQLRRQLHKQGAGREPRELIPVCRVHIGHRITARRHKDSSEPVLRSTAEVQQKPAASVVVAAATAEENLTWHGGHGLSDLQCPRCLATFSDRETTEYLNHCEECAKL is encoded by the exons ATGGATAAGGAGAATATAAATGACGAGCACGACGCCCCGAGGGACAAACTGCGGAGTTACAGCACGCTGAATTCTCTGTATCACGATACGCAGCAGGAAATCGAGCTTCTGAACAAGCAGATTCAAGTGAAGGACAACATCATTTCAGAATTAAAAGTCCGGTTGGGACGGTACGAGAGCATCTACCTGACGGCGGGGAAGAACGAACCTGTGGTCATCGGACCGTCCAAGTGTTTGTTGGAGAGTCTGTGCAAAGAAGTATGGAATCCACAGCAGAAGCTTAAAGACATGGAGCAGAAATCATCTCGACAGGCAGAG GAAATCGAGCGGTTAAAGGAGCAGATCAGGGAGAAGGAACTGGAGCTCGAACGTGTCAAGTCTCAGCCGGGCCACGAGAAGGACCAGGAGATCCACAGGCTTCACTCTGCCTTGGTGGAGAAGGAGCGCTGCGAGGCCACCAGGGCTGTACTCTGCTCCTCCCTGGCAGAGGAGGCTGACCAGCTGCGGGTCCAGCTCAGCTCGATGGTGCAGATGTGCCAGAATCTGCTCATCAGACTGGAGACAGGGAACGATGGTGGAGGCACGACGACGGTTGTGGCGCAGCAACCAAGCGCTAAGGCG GCATCTGAATTTGATGGAGTTAACATCAAAATGCGCGAACTGCAGGAGGAGAatgagcagctgaagcagcgTGTGGCCTAT GTGCAGAATCTGAATTCACAGTGGCAGAAGTACGACTCCAGCAGGCAGGACTACATCCGAAGTTTATGCCACAGGCCAAAGGAGACGCCCAGCCTGGGTTCTGTGAGCACCGGGATGCTGCATCAAGAGATTTCCAGGCTCAACAATTTATTGAAAGAGAAGATGAACGAGTGCGAGAggctggagagagaactggAGAGCACAAGGAGGCAAAGCCAGGAGCGGATGCAGacgctggagcagcag GTGTTTATCTATGAAGAAGACTTTAGGTCCGAGCGCGCCGACAGAGAGCGAGCGCACGGCGAGATAGCGGACCTGAAAGAGCAGGTTGGTCAGTTAAGACGGCAGCTGCACAAGCAG GGAGCGGGGAGAGAGCCCAGGGAACTGATCCCCGTCTGTCGGGTCCACATCGGACACAGGATCACCGCCAGGCGACACAAGGATTCCTCGGAGCCCGTTTTGAGGAGCACTGCTGAAGTTCAGCAAAAGCCCGCGGCGTCGGTGGTGGTGGCAGCGGCGACGGCGGAGGAGAACCTGACCTGGCACGGAGGCCACGGGCTGTCAGATCTGCAGTGCCCCCGGTGTCTGGCCACGTTCAGCGACAGAGAGACCACGGAGTACCTGAACCACTGCGAGGAGTGCGCCAAACTATGA